The following are encoded together in the Oreochromis niloticus isolate F11D_XX linkage group LG12, O_niloticus_UMD_NMBU, whole genome shotgun sequence genome:
- the LOC100697780 gene encoding C-X-C motif chemokine 10: MNKPLLLLVALTFCCCIASLHGFAINTCRCRRMVANPVPPRAVKKIEVTAASGHCPRTEITITVRNGNRICVDPEAKWFPGLLNTLQKKNDLSTAEQTTVSGF; the protein is encoded by the exons ATGAACAAGCCACTGCTCCTGCTGGTCGCTCTGACTTTCTGCTGTTGCATCGCGTCTCTGCATG GTTTTGCCATCAACACCTGCCGCTGTAGACGGATGGTCGCGAATCCTGTTCCTCCTAGAGCAGTCAAGAAGATAGAGGTGACTGCTGCCTCAGGACACTGCCCCCGGACTGAAATCAC CATCACTGTGAGGAATGGTAACAGGATTTGTGTCGATCCAGAGGCCAAGTGGTTTCCAGGCCTTCTCAACACTCTGCAAAA GAAAAATGACCTCTCAACTGCTGAGCAAACCACTGTTTCCGGCTTCTGA